The proteins below come from a single Faecalibaculum rodentium genomic window:
- a CDS encoding PTS lactose/cellobiose transporter subunit IIA — protein MEGMELICFQIIAASGGAKSAFIAAIDAAKKGDFEEAARQMEAGEEFMNQGHEPHAQLIQKEAAGESNPISLLLIHAEDQMMGAEQFKVLAEKTIGVYKVLADLQK, from the coding sequence ATGGAAGGCATGGAATTGATTTGTTTTCAGATTATCGCAGCTAGTGGAGGAGCAAAATCTGCATTTATTGCGGCAATTGATGCAGCAAAGAAGGGTGATTTTGAGGAAGCTGCCCGACAGATGGAAGCTGGAGAAGAGTTTATGAATCAGGGTCATGAACCTCATGCTCAGTTGATTCAAAAAGAGGCAGCAGGTGAATCCAATCCCATCAGTCTGCTGCTGATTCATGCAGAAGATCAGATGATGGGGGCAGAACAGTTTAAAGTTCTGGCTGAAAAAACAATCGGCGTATACAAAGTTCTTGCTGATCTGCAAAAATAG
- the mscL gene encoding large-conductance mechanosensitive channel protein MscL has protein sequence MKSTMQEFREFIMKGNIIDMAVGVIMGGAFGKIVTSLVDNILMPLIGVLSGGVNVKDLMWQVGGAKVLYGIFLQNVIDFLIIAVCMFVFVKAMAKLKFGKKAEEPAPEPEPEITDEVRLLSEIKDLLAARQVSNATDASTVEK, from the coding sequence TTGAAATCTACAATGCAGGAATTCCGGGAATTCATCATGAAAGGCAATATCATTGATATGGCCGTCGGCGTTATCATGGGTGGTGCATTTGGCAAGATTGTCACTTCCCTGGTAGACAATATTCTGATGCCGCTGATTGGAGTTCTTTCAGGAGGTGTCAATGTAAAAGATCTGATGTGGCAGGTTGGAGGGGCGAAGGTTTTGTATGGAATTTTCCTCCAGAATGTCATTGATTTTCTGATCATCGCTGTTTGTATGTTTGTTTTCGTAAAAGCGATGGCCAAGCTCAAATTCGGCAAAAAGGCAGAAGAGCCTGCACCAGAACCGGAACCTGAAATCACTGACGAGGTCCGCCTTCTTTCGGAAATCAAGGATCTTCTGGCAGCCAGACAGGTTTCCAATGCAACAGATGCATCGACAGTAGAAAAATAG
- a CDS encoding GntR family transcriptional regulator, whose translation MKTKYKTIYDDTKTKILDGTYLPGNQLPDEIAVCEQYNCSRMTVKKAYDMLVQEGYIYRKQGLGSFVLAKSMDQGEVELQERELQGFTRTAKGHADTKLLHFRLIFAPKDIADHLGIRENDPLYDILRVRNIDGQPYVLEHTYMSPETIPGITEDILTHSVYTYIEEVLGKKIASAQKTTRAQVSNSQDQKELGLRPEEPVLEVEQIAYLDNGTPFEYSISRHRYDKFKLSVYSVRR comes from the coding sequence ATGAAAACAAAATACAAAACGATTTACGACGATACAAAAACAAAGATTCTGGATGGAACCTATTTGCCGGGCAACCAGCTTCCTGACGAAATCGCAGTCTGTGAGCAGTACAACTGTTCCCGGATGACTGTGAAAAAGGCTTACGATATGCTTGTACAGGAAGGATATATTTACAGGAAGCAGGGACTGGGAAGCTTCGTGCTTGCCAAGAGTATGGATCAGGGGGAAGTGGAGCTGCAGGAGCGTGAACTTCAGGGCTTTACACGGACAGCGAAGGGTCATGCGGATACCAAGCTTCTGCATTTCCGACTGATTTTCGCACCCAAAGACATTGCGGATCACCTGGGGATTCGTGAAAACGATCCGTTGTATGATATCCTCCGAGTCAGAAATATAGATGGTCAGCCCTATGTTCTGGAACACACCTATATGTCTCCGGAGACAATACCTGGCATCACAGAAGATATCCTGACTCATTCTGTGTATACCTATATCGAGGAAGTACTGGGCAAAAAAATCGCCTCGGCTCAAAAAACCACAAGAGCCCAGGTTTCCAACAGCCAGGACCAGAAAGAACTGGGGCTTCGGCCTGAAGAACCTGTACTGGAGGTTGAACAGATTGCCTATCTGGACAACGGTACACCGTTTGAGTACTCAATTTCACGCCACAGATACGACAAGTTCAAACTGTCTGTATATTCTGTCAGAAGATAA
- a CDS encoding glycoside hydrolase family 1 protein has product METKLTFPSGFWWGAASSGPQTEGWFGKRHENVMDKWYRVQRNDFFNGVGPDVASDFYHKYPEDFKLFREIGLNSFRTSIQWSRLIRDLETGEPDPEGVRFYRDMITAAKENGIELILNLHHFDLPDELLEKYGGWESKHVVDLFEKFAKTAFGLFGDDVKYWTTFNEPMVIPEAGYLYGFHYPKYSGKGKEAAQIVYNINLASAKAIRAFRESGKDGEIGIILNLTPAYPRSDSREDTEAARLVDGFFNRSYLDPAVKGEFPKDVVEVLEKDGVLPAWTQEELDLIRNNTVDFLGVNYYHPKRVRAAEQADREQWKDWMPDWYGVEWEWPEARINPYRGWEIYPKAMYDIAKNVQDNYGNIKWFVSENGMGVEGEEKYRKADGSIEDDYRIDFYKEHLEQLHKAIEEGSNCIGYHPWTAMDCWSWNNAYKNRYGFIAVDLNDQSRTIKKSGRWFREVSDNNGFIIEENK; this is encoded by the coding sequence ATGGAAACTAAACTCACATTTCCGTCCGGATTCTGGTGGGGAGCTGCCAGCAGCGGTCCACAGACAGAGGGATGGTTTGGAAAACGTCACGAAAATGTCATGGACAAATGGTATCGAGTCCAGAGGAATGACTTCTTCAATGGTGTTGGACCCGATGTGGCCAGCGACTTCTACCACAAGTATCCGGAAGATTTCAAGCTGTTCAGGGAAATCGGACTGAACTCATTCCGGACCTCCATACAGTGGTCGCGTCTCATCAGAGATCTGGAGACAGGGGAACCGGATCCTGAAGGTGTCAGGTTCTACAGGGACATGATTACAGCGGCGAAGGAAAACGGAATCGAACTGATTCTCAACCTTCATCATTTCGATTTGCCTGATGAGCTTCTGGAGAAATATGGAGGATGGGAAAGCAAACATGTCGTCGATCTGTTCGAAAAGTTTGCAAAGACCGCTTTTGGCCTGTTTGGAGACGATGTGAAGTACTGGACTACCTTCAATGAACCCATGGTGATTCCGGAAGCCGGCTATCTTTACGGATTTCACTATCCGAAGTATTCCGGCAAGGGAAAAGAAGCCGCACAGATTGTCTACAACATCAATCTGGCCAGCGCAAAAGCCATCAGGGCATTCCGTGAAAGCGGAAAAGACGGAGAAATCGGCATTATCCTGAACCTGACACCTGCCTATCCCAGATCGGATTCCAGGGAGGATACCGAAGCTGCCAGACTTGTGGATGGTTTCTTCAACAGGTCGTATCTGGATCCGGCGGTCAAGGGTGAATTCCCGAAGGATGTGGTGGAAGTTCTGGAAAAAGATGGTGTCCTTCCTGCCTGGACACAGGAAGAACTGGACCTGATCAGGAACAACACTGTGGATTTCCTCGGCGTGAACTACTATCACCCGAAGCGGGTGAGAGCAGCCGAACAGGCAGACCGCGAACAGTGGAAAGACTGGATGCCTGACTGGTATGGGGTGGAATGGGAATGGCCTGAAGCCCGGATCAATCCATACCGAGGCTGGGAAATTTATCCGAAGGCCATGTACGATATCGCCAAAAACGTCCAGGACAACTATGGAAACATCAAATGGTTTGTTTCCGAAAACGGAATGGGTGTTGAAGGGGAAGAAAAGTACCGCAAGGCAGACGGATCAATCGAAGATGACTACCGGATCGACTTCTACAAGGAGCATCTTGAGCAGCTTCATAAAGCCATCGAAGAGGGATCCAACTGCATAGGCTATCATCCCTGGACAGCCATGGACTGCTGGAGCTGGAACAACGCCTACAAAAACCGGTACGGCTTCATTGCCGTGGACCTGAACGACCAGAGCCGGACGATCAAGAAAAGCGGCCGGTGGTTCAGAGAGGTATCGGACAACAACGGCTTCATCATCGAAGAAAACAAGTAA
- a CDS encoding PTS sugar transporter subunit IIC: MENTEKNSFITRFADFAARFGNLLYLRTLRDAFATIMPLYILAGIAVLLNNTVFTWIFSGDTLTTVQYWGNALVNGTLNISGLLIAATIGYCLSVNREFSNPLSTAVVAVAGVVVMMPMQVELVPVAEGASADIFSGVLTYNNLGTGGMFGGILIGLLISELYIKLSTIKQLQINLGNQVPPAVAKSFNVLIPVMLSLAIFAIIATLISMTGTDLISIIKNFIQTPLKNIGTSLWGTVILYTLGNLLWLFGIHQSVIYSSILEPLLIINIQENIAAYAAGEAIPNIINVSQVTSFGLLGGSGSTICLLIATFLIGKNAATRNVAKLSAVPGLFNINEPVLFGYPIVYNISMAIPFLVVPVVGIIISYFATALGWMNPCVTLVPWTTPVLLSGFLATAGDWRAVIVQAVVLVLGVLIYMPFVKVNDRVMERQAAQAEEEDDDSVFDLD, from the coding sequence ATGGAAAACACAGAAAAGAACAGCTTCATTACCAGGTTTGCTGACTTTGCAGCCAGATTCGGTAATCTCCTGTATCTGCGCACCCTGCGTGACGCATTTGCCACAATCATGCCGCTTTACATTCTTGCCGGCATTGCCGTACTGCTGAACAACACCGTATTCACCTGGATCTTCTCTGGCGATACGCTGACAACCGTCCAGTACTGGGGCAACGCTCTGGTAAACGGAACCCTGAATATTTCCGGTCTGCTCATTGCAGCCACGATTGGCTACTGCCTGTCTGTAAACCGTGAATTCAGCAACCCTCTCTCCACGGCCGTGGTTGCGGTTGCAGGTGTCGTTGTCATGATGCCGATGCAGGTGGAACTGGTTCCTGTTGCAGAAGGCGCCAGTGCTGATATCTTCTCTGGTGTCCTCACCTACAACAACCTGGGTACAGGCGGCATGTTCGGCGGCATTCTGATCGGTCTGCTGATCTCCGAACTCTACATCAAGCTTTCCACAATAAAGCAGCTGCAGATCAACCTCGGCAACCAGGTTCCCCCCGCAGTGGCCAAATCCTTCAACGTTCTGATTCCTGTCATGCTGTCCCTTGCCATCTTCGCCATCATCGCGACTCTGATCTCCATGACCGGCACGGACCTCATCAGCATCATCAAGAACTTCATTCAGACCCCGCTGAAAAACATCGGTACGTCCCTCTGGGGTACTGTGATTCTCTACACACTGGGCAACCTGCTCTGGCTGTTCGGCATTCACCAGTCTGTCATCTACTCTTCCATACTTGAACCGCTGCTGATCATCAACATTCAGGAAAACATCGCGGCGTATGCAGCCGGTGAAGCGATTCCGAACATCATCAACGTATCCCAGGTAACTTCCTTCGGCCTTCTCGGCGGTTCCGGATCCACAATCTGCCTGCTGATTGCCACATTTCTGATTGGCAAGAACGCTGCGACAAGAAACGTGGCCAAACTGTCTGCTGTTCCGGGTCTGTTCAACATCAACGAACCGGTTCTGTTCGGATACCCCATCGTGTACAACATTTCCATGGCAATTCCGTTCCTGGTGGTTCCTGTTGTCGGCATCATCATTTCCTACTTCGCAACAGCTCTGGGCTGGATGAACCCCTGCGTGACTCTGGTACCCTGGACGACTCCTGTACTGCTGTCGGGCTTCCTGGCTACTGCCGGTGACTGGAGAGCGGTCATTGTTCAGGCTGTTGTGCTGGTGCTCGGGGTCCTGATCTACATGCCGTTTGTCAAAGTCAACGACCGTGTTATGGAGCGTCAGGCTGCGCAGGCTGAAGAAGAGGATGATGACAGCGTATTTGATCTGGACTGA
- a CDS encoding PTS sugar transporter subunit IIB: MKNILLVCNAGMSTSILVRNMQNAAKELGVDCHVEAKSLTAAKKDLSGVDVILLGPQVGFELKNVKEMAPSIPSAVIDMKDYGSMDGKKVLRTAYKLMKAAKAQA, encoded by the coding sequence ATGAAAAACATTCTTCTGGTCTGCAATGCAGGCATGTCCACATCCATTCTGGTCCGCAACATGCAGAATGCAGCCAAGGAACTTGGGGTTGACTGTCATGTGGAGGCGAAATCACTCACAGCTGCAAAGAAAGATCTGAGTGGTGTCGATGTCATTCTTCTGGGTCCCCAGGTGGGTTTTGAGCTGAAGAACGTCAAGGAGATGGCGCCGTCAATTCCGTCCGCAGTCATTGACATGAAGGACTACGGATCCATGGACGGCAAAAAGGTCCTGCGTACTGCCTACAAGCTGATGAAAGCCGCCAAAGCGCAGGCATAA
- the ltrA gene encoding group II intron reverse transcriptase/maturase, with the protein MDQIRLIQPEDLSTQEIFSMENLTNACRQVRRNNGAAGVDGVKARELPACPGEYWERLREQILDRSYKPLPAKRTDTPKPDGSMRGLNVPAARDRVIQACLANYLDYRKDFEMSNSSYGFRKNRRCEQAILKGLEFMNDGYDWIVDIDLRKFFDTVDQDRLIRLIDNLFYNRDITALTRKFVRAGVMIDGRLVRTERGIPQGGPLSPVLANIYLDQADKELESRGLRFTRYADDMLIYVKSEAAANRVMKSFSNYLEKKLKLEVNASKSKVARPDEVKYLGFGFKRNKREWKAIPHEKSIHEFEQKIMKLTKRNWSVSLEERLEKINQVIRGWSNYFRCAWLYKKNMRKLDSKLRRRIRAIIWKQWKSIRKKEESLIKLGCPRDKAHSYACARQGCVRCAVTFLNKYIRNIHLKKKGLLTIEEYFDTVAERFMKSFVRTAQCRTARWVV; encoded by the coding sequence ATGGACCAAATAAGACTGATACAGCCGGAAGACCTGAGCACACAGGAAATCTTCTCCATGGAGAACCTGACCAATGCGTGCAGACAGGTACGGCGAAACAATGGAGCTGCAGGGGTAGATGGAGTCAAAGCCAGAGAACTTCCTGCCTGCCCCGGAGAGTATTGGGAGCGACTGCGGGAACAGATACTGGACCGCAGTTATAAACCACTGCCAGCCAAAAGGACCGATACCCCGAAACCGGATGGGAGCATGCGGGGGCTCAATGTCCCGGCTGCCAGAGATAGAGTCATACAGGCCTGTCTGGCAAACTATCTGGATTATAGGAAGGACTTCGAGATGAGCAACAGCTCATACGGGTTCAGGAAGAACAGGAGATGTGAACAGGCGATACTGAAAGGCCTCGAGTTCATGAACGACGGGTATGACTGGATCGTCGACATCGACCTGAGGAAATTCTTCGACACGGTGGACCAGGACAGACTGATACGACTGATAGACAACCTGTTTTACAACAGAGATATAACTGCCCTGACGAGGAAATTCGTCAGGGCAGGAGTCATGATAGACGGCAGGCTGGTCAGGACAGAAAGAGGAATCCCACAGGGAGGACCTCTCTCGCCGGTACTGGCCAACATTTATCTGGACCAGGCCGACAAGGAACTGGAAAGCAGAGGGCTGAGATTCACAAGATACGCAGACGATATGCTCATCTATGTGAAATCGGAAGCCGCCGCCAACAGGGTGATGAAGTCATTCAGCAATTATCTGGAAAAGAAGCTGAAGCTGGAAGTGAACGCTTCAAAATCGAAAGTGGCCAGACCGGATGAAGTGAAATATCTGGGGTTTGGCTTCAAAAGGAACAAAAGGGAATGGAAGGCAATACCGCATGAGAAGTCCATCCATGAGTTCGAACAGAAAATAATGAAGCTGACGAAGCGGAACTGGAGCGTATCCCTTGAAGAAAGGCTGGAGAAAATCAATCAGGTCATCAGGGGATGGAGCAATTATTTCAGATGCGCATGGCTGTATAAAAAGAACATGCGGAAACTGGACAGCAAGCTCCGGAGAAGAATCAGGGCCATCATCTGGAAGCAGTGGAAAAGCATCAGGAAAAAAGAAGAGAGCCTCATCAAACTGGGATGTCCCAGAGACAAGGCTCACTCATATGCGTGTGCACGACAAGGATGTGTCCGTTGTGCAGTCACGTTCCTGAACAAGTATATCAGAAATATACACCTGAAGAAGAAAGGCCTCCTGACCATAGAGGAATACTTCGATACGGTGGCAGAAAGGTTCATGAAATCATTTGTACGAACCGCCCAGTGCCGAACGGCACGCTGGGTGGTGTGA
- a CDS encoding tetratricopeptide repeat protein, giving the protein MDMLIQDQIVECIEQEHLFEASTLLEKYLRLEGKDEFYYLAGSDIRLGYEDYQGVCTLLEEAMETGLTGPLIWERISEAEIGLENYDQAGFWLEKVLESQDLGEEDEPRILFDLGRCAIAQGNYEQAVIHFEDILLEEDNEETRFLLGMSYGELQMYERMDDAFLGLLDKPEYRDRILEYMMYQDSPEILLDYLDQADFTEFDRLLAFSQYWLNHNSPLDAAEAMEEAWTLEHDPEVLASAVVLYGQAGDIRHGRRLFLALMDVEKPETDPGHFTALQLEALEEMQYADRTCRKYLEAILRKGGDDPDSTMQCAQFCLNHDMADVAYKILSRNPENMPLTRSLEWCRLLSLACLQIEHYQEAYHCLKAHQGLKDRMYRKNLAIASYCTGRSREALHESLAILPDGIGAIIAFLVYDERGEQDKATEVIRQMQKALAKKEPIEDISNFIGFLEEIAEKTAA; this is encoded by the coding sequence ATGGATATGCTGATACAGGATCAGATCGTGGAATGCATTGAACAGGAACACCTGTTTGAGGCTTCCACTCTTCTGGAAAAATATCTTCGGCTGGAAGGAAAAGACGAATTCTATTATCTGGCCGGATCCGATATCCGCCTTGGCTATGAAGACTATCAGGGCGTCTGCACGCTTCTGGAGGAAGCCATGGAAACCGGCCTGACTGGCCCGCTGATCTGGGAACGGATTTCTGAGGCGGAGATAGGCCTGGAGAATTACGATCAGGCCGGATTCTGGCTGGAAAAAGTGCTGGAGTCTCAGGACCTGGGGGAGGAAGACGAACCAAGGATCCTGTTTGATCTGGGACGCTGCGCCATTGCCCAGGGGAATTATGAACAGGCCGTGATACATTTTGAAGACATCCTTCTGGAGGAAGACAATGAAGAAACGCGCTTTCTTCTGGGGATGTCCTATGGCGAGCTGCAGATGTACGAGCGGATGGATGATGCATTCCTGGGGCTACTTGACAAGCCGGAATACCGTGACAGGATTCTTGAGTACATGATGTACCAGGACAGTCCGGAGATTCTCCTGGACTACCTTGATCAGGCTGATTTCACCGAATTCGACCGCCTTCTTGCATTTTCCCAATACTGGCTGAATCATAACAGTCCTCTGGATGCTGCCGAAGCTATGGAAGAAGCCTGGACTCTGGAACATGATCCGGAGGTGCTTGCGAGCGCGGTTGTGCTGTATGGCCAGGCCGGAGACATCCGGCATGGACGCAGACTGTTCCTTGCACTCATGGACGTGGAAAAACCGGAGACAGATCCGGGCCACTTCACTGCGCTTCAGCTGGAAGCCCTGGAGGAAATGCAGTATGCCGACCGCACCTGCCGGAAGTATCTCGAGGCAATTCTGCGCAAGGGGGGGGACGATCCGGATTCCACAATGCAGTGTGCGCAATTCTGCCTGAACCATGACATGGCGGATGTTGCCTATAAAATACTCAGCAGAAATCCGGAGAATATGCCCTTGACCCGCAGCCTGGAGTGGTGCCGCCTTCTGTCCCTGGCCTGTCTGCAAATCGAGCATTATCAGGAGGCCTATCACTGTCTGAAAGCCCATCAGGGGCTAAAAGACAGGATGTACAGGAAAAATCTGGCCATAGCCAGTTACTGTACAGGTCGGTCCCGGGAAGCGCTCCATGAAAGTCTGGCCATTCTGCCGGACGGGATCGGTGCGATCATTGCCTTTCTTGTCTATGATGAACGCGGGGAGCAGGACAAGGCCACGGAAGTGATCCGGCAGATGCAGAAGGCATTGGCAAAGAAGGAACCCATCGAAGACATCTCCAATTTTATCGGGTTTCTGGAAGAGATCGCAGAGAAGACTGCCGCATGA
- a CDS encoding ABC transporter permease codes for MKAWHNRLEWAGFFAVLFCIWQAAATWVHNDMILPAPLQVLQTMEQQLVSPVFLPTVLISVGRVAAAVVLALGSGFLLAMLAHLVHPLEFFITRLLLLLRSIPNIAFIILMLFWMNREAAVLLVLWLLLVPIVYSALLERMEEISAHYKDVFRIYPQPWSVRLREAFFPELAGTWSAAVVTASSLACKAGVMAEILCQVPAGIGRSMQSARFALDTAGVMGWTIWLLLFAFALDAFWKRLPLWLERMQG; via the coding sequence ATGAAAGCATGGCACAACCGGCTGGAATGGGCCGGTTTTTTTGCGGTTCTGTTCTGTATCTGGCAGGCAGCAGCAACATGGGTGCACAACGACATGATCCTTCCTGCTCCTTTGCAGGTTCTGCAGACCATGGAACAGCAGCTGGTGAGTCCGGTATTCCTTCCCACAGTGCTGATCTCTGTCGGGCGGGTGGCAGCTGCTGTGGTTCTTGCCCTGGGATCGGGGTTTCTGCTGGCCATGCTGGCGCATCTGGTCCATCCTCTGGAATTTTTCATCACACGGCTTCTGCTTCTGCTTCGTTCGATACCAAATATAGCGTTCATCATCCTGATGCTTTTCTGGATGAACAGGGAGGCAGCTGTCCTTCTTGTTCTCTGGCTTCTGCTTGTCCCGATTGTGTACTCTGCGCTGCTGGAGCGGATGGAAGAGATCTCGGCTCATTACAAAGATGTCTTCCGGATCTACCCCCAGCCATGGTCTGTAAGACTCCGCGAAGCTTTTTTCCCGGAACTCGCAGGCACGTGGTCGGCTGCTGTCGTGACCGCCAGTTCTCTGGCTTGCAAAGCCGGCGTAATGGCTGAAATACTGTGTCAGGTCCCTGCCGGCATCGGACGTTCCATGCAGTCGGCACGGTTCGCACTGGATACCGCAGGAGTCATGGGATGGACGATCTGGCTGCTGCTGTTTGCGTTCGCTCTGGATGCTTTCTGGAAACGACTGCCCCTGTGGCTGGAAAGGATGCAAGGATGA
- a CDS encoding glycosyltransferase family 2 protein produces the protein MKISILIPVYNVKKWLDRCLDSLEAQTWKDWEAVLVNDGSTDASLEIAQRRAAQDARIHVFSYPNRGISVTRNRLLDHARGDAFLFVDSDDWIEPETLEKLVRVMEGKRCDIVQCGYQMDFGPVPFLRPVAGNGIHTREEALQMLVNNKGINNYPWGKLFRRHTFSNVRFPENVKGFEDTRTIFRTFLNASRIGTIPDRFVHYVQHPGSLTNCMSLATVYDMRRAYEYQENYLKKVLPHQHFDFNRNYYNTDMVIIYTLILFSHRKENPRFDPASIDWSKLTLSPILHGAYLAWLQIACLKMGWDIRKVLDETQWPVNADDSQKAASSSREKTAKPAAKRNRAR, from the coding sequence ATGAAAATCAGTATTCTGATACCTGTATACAATGTGAAGAAATGGCTTGACCGATGTCTTGATTCTCTGGAAGCTCAGACATGGAAGGACTGGGAAGCCGTGCTTGTCAACGATGGAAGTACCGATGCGTCTCTTGAGATCGCACAGCGAAGAGCTGCGCAGGATGCAAGGATCCATGTCTTTTCCTATCCCAACAGAGGGATATCCGTCACCCGAAACCGTCTTCTCGACCATGCCCGGGGAGATGCCTTTCTGTTTGTGGACAGTGATGACTGGATCGAACCGGAAACACTGGAAAAACTGGTCCGGGTCATGGAAGGAAAACGCTGTGATATTGTGCAGTGCGGGTACCAGATGGATTTTGGACCTGTCCCTTTTCTCCGGCCGGTGGCAGGCAATGGCATACACACCCGGGAAGAAGCACTGCAGATGCTGGTAAACAACAAGGGCATCAACAACTATCCCTGGGGCAAGCTGTTTCGCCGGCATACATTCAGCAATGTGCGGTTTCCGGAAAATGTAAAGGGATTCGAAGATACAAGAACCATTTTCCGAACCTTCCTCAATGCATCCCGGATCGGAACCATTCCCGATCGGTTTGTCCATTACGTTCAGCACCCCGGGTCCCTCACCAACTGCATGTCTCTGGCTACGGTCTACGATATGCGGCGGGCGTATGAATATCAGGAGAACTACCTGAAAAAAGTGCTGCCGCACCAGCATTTTGACTTCAACCGTAATTACTACAACACAGATATGGTGATCATTTACACCCTGATTCTTTTCAGCCACCGGAAAGAAAATCCCAGATTCGATCCGGCTTCCATTGACTGGTCCAAACTGACACTCTCGCCGATACTGCATGGCGCCTATCTGGCATGGCTGCAGATTGCCTGTTTGAAAATGGGCTGGGATATCCGGAAAGTGCTGGATGAAACCCAGTGGCCGGTCAATGCCGATGATTCACAAAAGGCCGCCAGCAGCAGTCGGGAAAAGACAGCGAAACCGGCCGCAAAGAGAAACAGAGCGCGATGA
- the ffh gene encoding signal recognition particle protein: MAFESLSERLSQAMKNITGQGKLTEKNMNDMLKEVRMSLLEADVNYGVVKDFVARVKEKALGQEVMESLNPSQMVVKIVRDELQELLGSSDTELTLNPDGLTTVMMAGLQGTGKTTASGKIARYAKQKLKKKVLLVAADVVRPAAIDQLQTLGQQVGVDVFTLGPDVTAVETARQGLDYARENGHDLVIFDTAGRLHVDQALMDELRQMEELIHPDNILLTVDAMTGQDIVNVAKSFDDQLDITGLVVTKMDGDARGGGLLSVRSITSVPVVFVSGGEKMEDLEQFHPDRMADRILGMGDVVSLIEQAQDRLDMEVGRQSADRMMNGIFTFNDMLAQFGQLEKMGSMQGILKMIPGLNKMAAQVNDEAMNSVMKRNRAIIQSMTPFERENPSCLKASRKQRIAKGSGVKVQDVNKLIQQLNQMQQMTKLMSGGSNMNAMMNAMSRGQGVSKHAGSKKQKLSKKKKKKKK; encoded by the coding sequence ATGGCATTTGAATCTTTAAGCGAACGTCTTTCCCAGGCGATGAAAAACATCACCGGGCAGGGAAAACTGACGGAAAAAAACATGAACGATATGCTCAAGGAAGTGCGCATGAGCCTTCTGGAAGCAGATGTCAATTACGGAGTTGTGAAGGACTTTGTGGCCAGGGTCAAGGAAAAGGCGCTCGGTCAGGAAGTCATGGAATCCCTCAACCCCTCGCAGATGGTGGTGAAGATTGTCCGGGATGAACTCCAGGAACTGCTTGGAAGCAGTGATACAGAACTTACCCTGAATCCGGACGGACTGACTACGGTGATGATGGCCGGTCTGCAGGGTACAGGAAAGACAACGGCATCCGGCAAAATCGCCCGCTATGCAAAGCAGAAACTGAAGAAAAAAGTCCTGCTGGTGGCAGCGGATGTGGTTCGTCCGGCTGCGATAGACCAGCTGCAGACCCTCGGACAGCAGGTCGGAGTGGATGTATTCACCCTCGGACCGGATGTGACGGCTGTGGAAACTGCAAGACAGGGCTTGGACTATGCCCGCGAGAATGGCCATGATCTGGTGATATTCGATACGGCGGGTCGTCTGCACGTGGACCAGGCTCTGATGGATGAACTCCGTCAGATGGAGGAACTCATTCATCCCGACAACATCCTGCTGACTGTGGATGCCATGACCGGTCAGGACATTGTCAACGTCGCCAAATCCTTCGATGATCAGCTGGATATCACAGGTCTGGTCGTGACGAAAATGGATGGCGATGCTAGGGGCGGCGGCCTGCTGTCTGTCAGAAGCATCACCAGTGTTCCTGTCGTATTTGTATCCGGCGGGGAGAAAATGGAGGACCTGGAGCAGTTCCACCCCGATCGCATGGCAGACCGGATCCTGGGCATGGGAGACGTTGTTTCCCTAATTGAACAGGCGCAGGACCGGCTGGACATGGAGGTTGGCAGGCAGTCGGCTGACCGGATGATGAATGGCATTTTCACCTTCAATGACATGCTCGCGCAGTTCGGGCAGCTGGAGAAAATGGGCAGCATGCAGGGGATCCTGAAGATGATTCCGGGCCTCAACAAAATGGCGGCTCAGGTCAATGATGAGGCCATGAATTCGGTCATGAAGCGCAACCGTGCCATCATTCAGTCCATGACACCCTTTGAAAGGGAGAACCCGTCCTGTCTGAAAGCCAGCCGGAAGCAGCGGATCGCCAAAGGATCCGGTGTCAAGGTGCAGGATGTGAACAAACTGATTCAGCAGCTGAATCAGATGCAGCAGATGACAAAGCTGATGTCCGGCGGCAGCAACATGAATGCGATGATGAACGCCATGAGCCGTGGCCAGGGTGTGTCAAAGCATGCAGGCAGCAAGAAGCAGAAGCTGTCCAAAAAGAAAAAGAAGAAGAAAAAATAG